A single window of Malus sylvestris chromosome 5, drMalSylv7.2, whole genome shotgun sequence DNA harbors:
- the LOC126620634 gene encoding protein ALTERED PHOSPHATE STARVATION RESPONSE 1-like isoform X1 translates to MGCVASRIDKEERVRVCKERKKLMKHLVGFRGEFAEAQLDYVRSLRNTGAALRQFTESATLELDSTAPYGLEFQASPPLPLPPSPPPPPPLSPDLRKLYDSYTEEVCIELTKDDSSTPPPPPGPSSSWESWDPFGPSSPEHHKHDEMVEPLEEKWEEAKMEFEEDEQEEQTVANAVNSPPNNLQLAEPIVEDVSVKKRHTMDTADVPMVLRRSKKTLDGIATVLDDYFLKSSDGLKEIAVLMDIQGGDTFVPLSTNESKWKSSNSTKVFSAFPWSWSSRSLQFPKDVVESSGSSEPCRPGAHCITLKKLYGHEKKLYKEVKEEEFIKFEHDGKTKLLQKLEDENNDWTRTEKIRLSVESLESEILCLQHSISSTCSSIVKLIDNELYPQLVKLTSGLLHLWRTMYECHRVQHYISQQLNTLTDIQKLDLSSNYHRQATIQLETEVSCWYNHFCKVIKSQQEYVRTLSRWIQLTDSLVDDDRKSLYSSSICWMCEQWNLAFERLQDKEAAEAIKSLLSAIRLIFMQQEEEHNLQKKYEKLDKRLQKELCTLAEMEEKRTAEDGCSSLGPKHPLLLKRAKTEALKKQVDSEKAKYLNSVQVGKAMTLENLKTSLPNVFQALMTSTSRYVEAVEAVCGHIITADGFDSNSETALRPT, encoded by the exons ATGGGTTGTGTTGCATCTAGGATTGATAAGGAAGAGAGGGTGAGGGTTTGCAAGGAGAGAAAGAAGCTAATGAAACATTTGGTAGGGTTTAGAGGTGAATTTGCAGAGGCTCAGTTGGATTATGTAAGATCATTGAGAAACACTGGAGCAGCACTGAGACAATTTACGGAGTCGGCGACGTTGGAGCTTGATAGTACTGCTCCATACGGCTTGGAATTTCAAGCCTCACCGCCTCTCCCTTTGCCTCCTTCCCCGCCTCCACCACCCCCTTTGAGCCCTGATTTGAGAAAGTTGTATGATAGTTACACGGAAGAAGTATGCATTGAGCTTACTAAGGATGATAGCAGCACTCCACCACCTCCTCCAGGCCCTAGCTCGTCGTGGGAGTCTTGGGACCCCTTTGGCCCTTCTTCACCGGAGCATCATAAACATGATGAAATGGTGGAACCACTTGAGGAAAAATGGGAAGAGGCCAAAATGGAATTTGAGGAAGACGAACAGGAAGAGCAAACGGTTGCTAATGCTGTGAATTCGCCACCTAATAATCTGCAGCTTGCAGAACCCATCGTGGAGGATGTATCAGTGAAGAAGCGGCATACTATGGACACTGCAGATGTGCCCATGGTACTAAGGAGAAGCAAGAAGACCTTGGATGGTATAGCTACTGTGTTAGATGATTATTTTCTGAAATCATCAGATGGTTTAAAGGAAATTGCTGTTCTTATGGACATCCAAGGAGGGGACACTTTTGTGCCACTCAGTACTAACGAAAGCAAAT GGAAGAGTTCCAATTCCACAAAGGTCTTTAGTGCATTCCCATGGAGCTGGTCTTCTAGGTCACTTCAATTTCCTAAAGATGTGGTTGAGTCTAGTGGTTCAAGTGAACCATGCAGGCCAGGAGCTCATTGCATCACACTGAAAAAATTATATGGTCACGAAAAGAAACTTTACAAAGAAGTTAAG GAGGAAGAGTTTATCAAATTTGAGCATGACGGGAAAACCAAATTACTACAAAAACTAGAGGATGAAAACAATGACTGGACCAGGACTGAGAAAATTCGGCTGAGCGTTGAGAGTTTGGAGTCTGAAATCTTATGTCTTCAGCACTCAATCAGCTCTACTTGTTCTTCTATAGTGAAGCTCATAGATAATGAGCTGTATCCTCAGTTGGTCAAGCTAACTTCCGG GCTTTTGCACTTGTGGAGAACGATGTATGAATGTCACCGAGTTCAGCATTATATCTCCCAGCAGTTGAATACTCTTACAGATATCCAAAAGCTAGACTTGAGTAGCAACTACCACCGCCAAGCAACAATTCAACTAGAAACCGAGGTCTCTTGCTGGTACAACCACTTCTGCAAAGTCATAAAATCTCAACAAGAGTATGTTAGAACCCTCTCCAGGTGGATCCAACTTACTGACAGTCTTGTTGATGATGATCGAAAGAGTCTGTACTCATCTTCTATTTGTTGGATGTGTGAACAATGGAATCTTGCCTTTGAAAGATTACAGGATAAG GAGGCAGCAGAAGCCATTAAGAGCCTTCTATCAGCCATCCGCTTGATTTTCatgcagcaagaagaggagcaCAATCTGCAGAAAAAATACGAAAAACTTGACAAAAGGCTGCAAAAGGAGTTATGTACATTAGCTGAGATGGAGGAAAAGAGAACTGCGGAAGATGGGTGTTCTAGTTTAGGCCCTAAGCATCCATTGTTGCTTAAGCGCGCCAAAACTGAAGCCTTAAAGAAGCAAGTGGACAGCGAGAAGGCTAAATATCTCAACTCGGTCCAGGTTGGTAAGGCCATGACATTGGAAAACCTGAAAACGAGCCTTCCTAATGTATTCCAAGCGTTAATGACGTCTACAAGTCGCTATGTCGAAGCCGTTGAGGCTGTTTGTGGGCACATTATAACAGCTGATGGTTTTGATTCCAATTCTGAAACTGCACTGCGCCCAACTTGA
- the LOC126620634 gene encoding protein ALTERED PHOSPHATE STARVATION RESPONSE 1-like isoform X3, with translation MGCVASRIDKEERVRVCKERKKLMKHLVGFRGEFAEAQLDYVRSLRNTGAALRQFTESATLELDSTAPYGLEFQASPPLPLPPSPPPPPPLSPDLRKLYDSYTEEVCIELTKDDSSTPPPPPGPSSSWESWDPFGPSSPEHHKHDEMVEPLEEKWEEAKMEFEEDEQEEQTVANAVNSPPNNLQLAEPIVEDVSVKKRHTMDTADVPMVLRRSKKTLDGIATVLDDYFLKSSDGLKEIAVLMDIQGGDTFVPLSTNESKWKSSNSTKVFSAFPWSWSSRSLQFPKDVVESSGSSEPCRPGAHCITLKKLYGHEKKLYKEVKEEEFIKFEHDGKTKLLQKLEDENNDWTRTEKIRLSVESLESEILCLQHSISSTCSSIVKLIDNELYPQLVKLTSGLLHLWRTMYECHRVQHYISQQLNTLTDIQKLDLSSNYHRQATIQLETEVSCWYNHFCKVIKSQQEYVRTLSRWIQLTDSLVDDDRKSLYSSSICWMCEQWNLAFERLQDKVLLLAITDFPDKIFSLSHLYNKIRVGRLLCSGGSRSH, from the exons ATGGGTTGTGTTGCATCTAGGATTGATAAGGAAGAGAGGGTGAGGGTTTGCAAGGAGAGAAAGAAGCTAATGAAACATTTGGTAGGGTTTAGAGGTGAATTTGCAGAGGCTCAGTTGGATTATGTAAGATCATTGAGAAACACTGGAGCAGCACTGAGACAATTTACGGAGTCGGCGACGTTGGAGCTTGATAGTACTGCTCCATACGGCTTGGAATTTCAAGCCTCACCGCCTCTCCCTTTGCCTCCTTCCCCGCCTCCACCACCCCCTTTGAGCCCTGATTTGAGAAAGTTGTATGATAGTTACACGGAAGAAGTATGCATTGAGCTTACTAAGGATGATAGCAGCACTCCACCACCTCCTCCAGGCCCTAGCTCGTCGTGGGAGTCTTGGGACCCCTTTGGCCCTTCTTCACCGGAGCATCATAAACATGATGAAATGGTGGAACCACTTGAGGAAAAATGGGAAGAGGCCAAAATGGAATTTGAGGAAGACGAACAGGAAGAGCAAACGGTTGCTAATGCTGTGAATTCGCCACCTAATAATCTGCAGCTTGCAGAACCCATCGTGGAGGATGTATCAGTGAAGAAGCGGCATACTATGGACACTGCAGATGTGCCCATGGTACTAAGGAGAAGCAAGAAGACCTTGGATGGTATAGCTACTGTGTTAGATGATTATTTTCTGAAATCATCAGATGGTTTAAAGGAAATTGCTGTTCTTATGGACATCCAAGGAGGGGACACTTTTGTGCCACTCAGTACTAACGAAAGCAAAT GGAAGAGTTCCAATTCCACAAAGGTCTTTAGTGCATTCCCATGGAGCTGGTCTTCTAGGTCACTTCAATTTCCTAAAGATGTGGTTGAGTCTAGTGGTTCAAGTGAACCATGCAGGCCAGGAGCTCATTGCATCACACTGAAAAAATTATATGGTCACGAAAAGAAACTTTACAAAGAAGTTAAG GAGGAAGAGTTTATCAAATTTGAGCATGACGGGAAAACCAAATTACTACAAAAACTAGAGGATGAAAACAATGACTGGACCAGGACTGAGAAAATTCGGCTGAGCGTTGAGAGTTTGGAGTCTGAAATCTTATGTCTTCAGCACTCAATCAGCTCTACTTGTTCTTCTATAGTGAAGCTCATAGATAATGAGCTGTATCCTCAGTTGGTCAAGCTAACTTCCGG GCTTTTGCACTTGTGGAGAACGATGTATGAATGTCACCGAGTTCAGCATTATATCTCCCAGCAGTTGAATACTCTTACAGATATCCAAAAGCTAGACTTGAGTAGCAACTACCACCGCCAAGCAACAATTCAACTAGAAACCGAGGTCTCTTGCTGGTACAACCACTTCTGCAAAGTCATAAAATCTCAACAAGAGTATGTTAGAACCCTCTCCAGGTGGATCCAACTTACTGACAGTCTTGTTGATGATGATCGAAAGAGTCTGTACTCATCTTCTATTTGTTGGATGTGTGAACAATGGAATCTTGCCTTTGAAAGATTACAGGATAAGGTACTTCTGTTGGCTATCACTGATTTTCCTGACAAGATTTTCAGTCTTTCACACTTGTATAACAAAATACGAGTTGGACGCTTGCTGTGCAGTG GAGGCAGCAGAAGCCATTAA
- the LOC126620634 gene encoding protein ALTERED PHOSPHATE STARVATION RESPONSE 1-like isoform X2 yields MKHLVGFRGEFAEAQLDYVRSLRNTGAALRQFTESATLELDSTAPYGLEFQASPPLPLPPSPPPPPPLSPDLRKLYDSYTEEVCIELTKDDSSTPPPPPGPSSSWESWDPFGPSSPEHHKHDEMVEPLEEKWEEAKMEFEEDEQEEQTVANAVNSPPNNLQLAEPIVEDVSVKKRHTMDTADVPMVLRRSKKTLDGIATVLDDYFLKSSDGLKEIAVLMDIQGGDTFVPLSTNESKWKSSNSTKVFSAFPWSWSSRSLQFPKDVVESSGSSEPCRPGAHCITLKKLYGHEKKLYKEVKEEEFIKFEHDGKTKLLQKLEDENNDWTRTEKIRLSVESLESEILCLQHSISSTCSSIVKLIDNELYPQLVKLTSGLLHLWRTMYECHRVQHYISQQLNTLTDIQKLDLSSNYHRQATIQLETEVSCWYNHFCKVIKSQQEYVRTLSRWIQLTDSLVDDDRKSLYSSSICWMCEQWNLAFERLQDKEAAEAIKSLLSAIRLIFMQQEEEHNLQKKYEKLDKRLQKELCTLAEMEEKRTAEDGCSSLGPKHPLLLKRAKTEALKKQVDSEKAKYLNSVQVGKAMTLENLKTSLPNVFQALMTSTSRYVEAVEAVCGHIITADGFDSNSETALRPT; encoded by the exons ATGAAACATTTGGTAGGGTTTAGAGGTGAATTTGCAGAGGCTCAGTTGGATTATGTAAGATCATTGAGAAACACTGGAGCAGCACTGAGACAATTTACGGAGTCGGCGACGTTGGAGCTTGATAGTACTGCTCCATACGGCTTGGAATTTCAAGCCTCACCGCCTCTCCCTTTGCCTCCTTCCCCGCCTCCACCACCCCCTTTGAGCCCTGATTTGAGAAAGTTGTATGATAGTTACACGGAAGAAGTATGCATTGAGCTTACTAAGGATGATAGCAGCACTCCACCACCTCCTCCAGGCCCTAGCTCGTCGTGGGAGTCTTGGGACCCCTTTGGCCCTTCTTCACCGGAGCATCATAAACATGATGAAATGGTGGAACCACTTGAGGAAAAATGGGAAGAGGCCAAAATGGAATTTGAGGAAGACGAACAGGAAGAGCAAACGGTTGCTAATGCTGTGAATTCGCCACCTAATAATCTGCAGCTTGCAGAACCCATCGTGGAGGATGTATCAGTGAAGAAGCGGCATACTATGGACACTGCAGATGTGCCCATGGTACTAAGGAGAAGCAAGAAGACCTTGGATGGTATAGCTACTGTGTTAGATGATTATTTTCTGAAATCATCAGATGGTTTAAAGGAAATTGCTGTTCTTATGGACATCCAAGGAGGGGACACTTTTGTGCCACTCAGTACTAACGAAAGCAAAT GGAAGAGTTCCAATTCCACAAAGGTCTTTAGTGCATTCCCATGGAGCTGGTCTTCTAGGTCACTTCAATTTCCTAAAGATGTGGTTGAGTCTAGTGGTTCAAGTGAACCATGCAGGCCAGGAGCTCATTGCATCACACTGAAAAAATTATATGGTCACGAAAAGAAACTTTACAAAGAAGTTAAG GAGGAAGAGTTTATCAAATTTGAGCATGACGGGAAAACCAAATTACTACAAAAACTAGAGGATGAAAACAATGACTGGACCAGGACTGAGAAAATTCGGCTGAGCGTTGAGAGTTTGGAGTCTGAAATCTTATGTCTTCAGCACTCAATCAGCTCTACTTGTTCTTCTATAGTGAAGCTCATAGATAATGAGCTGTATCCTCAGTTGGTCAAGCTAACTTCCGG GCTTTTGCACTTGTGGAGAACGATGTATGAATGTCACCGAGTTCAGCATTATATCTCCCAGCAGTTGAATACTCTTACAGATATCCAAAAGCTAGACTTGAGTAGCAACTACCACCGCCAAGCAACAATTCAACTAGAAACCGAGGTCTCTTGCTGGTACAACCACTTCTGCAAAGTCATAAAATCTCAACAAGAGTATGTTAGAACCCTCTCCAGGTGGATCCAACTTACTGACAGTCTTGTTGATGATGATCGAAAGAGTCTGTACTCATCTTCTATTTGTTGGATGTGTGAACAATGGAATCTTGCCTTTGAAAGATTACAGGATAAG GAGGCAGCAGAAGCCATTAAGAGCCTTCTATCAGCCATCCGCTTGATTTTCatgcagcaagaagaggagcaCAATCTGCAGAAAAAATACGAAAAACTTGACAAAAGGCTGCAAAAGGAGTTATGTACATTAGCTGAGATGGAGGAAAAGAGAACTGCGGAAGATGGGTGTTCTAGTTTAGGCCCTAAGCATCCATTGTTGCTTAAGCGCGCCAAAACTGAAGCCTTAAAGAAGCAAGTGGACAGCGAGAAGGCTAAATATCTCAACTCGGTCCAGGTTGGTAAGGCCATGACATTGGAAAACCTGAAAACGAGCCTTCCTAATGTATTCCAAGCGTTAATGACGTCTACAAGTCGCTATGTCGAAGCCGTTGAGGCTGTTTGTGGGCACATTATAACAGCTGATGGTTTTGATTCCAATTCTGAAACTGCACTGCGCCCAACTTGA